One segment of Triticum aestivum cultivar Chinese Spring chromosome 2A, IWGSC CS RefSeq v2.1, whole genome shotgun sequence DNA contains the following:
- the LOC123191760 gene encoding serine/threonine-protein phosphatase 7 long form homolog: MGAEKERLEISRPLLLLQLWSWSHLPLGRPKNIVEKPKEREEPGDEEDEEVDLDYNPVFGAKWCARHEFDVPHNAGTEYYRNQIDLIREGAIEWQPYEDLLDEMHVEVHDGTNWWFARVPLIHFWIVEFHYPNRVMRQFGLRQAIPPSPPGGEVEVRKLRKIKHSAGKPHNWEEVHAKYVQEYVEEYDRVQVGVVPEDIPFDVASLPDYRHWFQQYCMYTVFFDSQCLGGLDKPIPYPRYSIEWTGYMPSGPPLARISLREIKNAAWGIKCATTSGCKKIGKSIMRSCV; encoded by the exons ATGGGGGCTGAGAAGGAGAGATTAGAAATTTCAAGGCCTTTGTTGCTGCTACAGTTATGGTCCTGGTCTCATTTGCCACTTGGTCGCCCTAAAAATATTGTTGAGAAGCCAAAGGAAAGGGAGGAACCTggagatgaggaagatgaagaagtaGACTTGGATTATAACCCTGTATTTGGAGCAAAGTGGTGTGCTCGACATGAATTTGATGTTCCACATAATGCGG GTACCGAATATTATCGAAATCAGATTGATTTGATTCGAGAAGGTGCTATTGAATGGCAACCATATGAAGACCTTCTGGATGAGATGCATGTCGAAGTACATGATGGTACTAATTGGTGGTTTGCTAGAGTACCACTCATACATTTTTGGATTGTAGAGTTTCACTATCCAAATAGGGTGATGCGGCAATTCGGATTAAGACAAGCCATTCCACCTTCCCCTCCAGGCGGCGAGGTAGAGGTTCGCAAACTGCGAAAAATTAAGCATTCTGCAGGAAAACCGCATAATTGGGAAGAAGTCCATGCCAAGTATGTTCAAGAATATGTTGAAGAGTATGATCGTGTCCAAGTAGGAGTAGTGCCAGAGGATATTCCCTTTGATGTAGCTAGTTTACCCGATTACAGACATTGGTTCCAGCAATATTGTATGTACACAGTATTCTTTGACTCTCAATGCTTAGGAGGCCTAGATAAACCTATCCCATATCCTCGATATAGCATCGAATGGACCGGGTACATGCCCAGCGGTCCACCATTGGCTCGCATT AGCCTACGTGAGATAAAGAATGCTGCATGGGGGATCAAATGTGCTACTACCAGTGGGTGCAAGAAGATAGGCAAATCTATAATGAGGTCTTGTGTATGA